A region from the Acomys russatus chromosome 24, mAcoRus1.1, whole genome shotgun sequence genome encodes:
- the LOC127207229 gene encoding olfactory receptor 1B1, with product MNCAPNASHSPVFLLLGFSRADVPHSFLFLLFLFIYLATILGNVTLILLISWDSRLHSPMYYLLRGLSMIDLGLSTVTLPQLLVHLASDYPAIPAARCLTQFFFFYVFGVTDTLVIAVMALDRYVAICDPLHYSLVMNRQICARLLALSWVVSIVHTMLHVGLILPLCWTGDAGDNVILPHFFCDHRPLLRASCSDTHSNELAIFLEGGFLMLGPCSLIVLSYARIGATILRLPSAAGRRRAVSTCGSHLTMVAFLYGTIIWVYFQPPTQNSRDKDMVASVMYTAITPLANPFVYSLRNKDVKGALRRLLRQGRVDS from the coding sequence ATGAACTGTGCACCTAATGCATCTCATTCACCGGTCTTCTTGCTCCTTGGGTTCTCCAGGGCTGATGTACCCCatagtttcctctttctcttatTCCTATTTATTTACCTGGCTACCATATTGGGAAATGTGACTTTGATACTACTCATCTCCTGGGACTCCAGGCTCCACTCACCTATGTATTATTTGCTGCGTGGCCTCTCCATGATAGACTTGGGACTATCCACAGTCACCCTGCCCCAGCTGTTGGTTCACCTGGCATCTGATTACCCAGCCATTCCTGCAGCCCGCTGTTTGactcagttctttttcttttatgtgtttggagTCACAGATACACTTGTCATTGCTGTCATGGCTCTGgatcgctatgtggccatctgtgaTCCTTTGCACTATTCTTTGGTGATGAATCGACAAATCTGTGCCCGCTTACTGGCTTTGAGCTGGGTGGTATCCATAGTACACACCATGCTGCACGTGGGACTCATTCTGCCACTGTGTTGGACTGGGGATGCTGGGGACAATGTTATCCTTCCTCACTTCTTTTGTGACCACCGACCACTCCTGCGAGCCTCTTGCTCTGACACACATTCCAATGAGCTGGCTATATTCTTGGAGGGTGGCTTCCTCATGCTGGGCCCTTGTTCCCTCATTGTACTTTCCTACGCCAGAATCGGGGCCACCATCTTACGATTGCCTTCAGCCGCTGGTCGCCGCAGAGCAGTCTCCACCTGCGGATCCCATCTCACTATGGTTGCCTTCCTCTATGGCACCATCATTTGGGTCTACTTCCAACCTCCCACACAGAACTCCCGGGATAAAGACATGGTGGCTTCAGTAATGTACACAGCCATTACTCCATTGGCTAACCCATTTGTTTATAGTCTACGTAATAAGGACGTCAAAGGTGCCCTCCGCCGACTACTGAGACAGGGGAGAGTGGACTCCTGA